The DNA region TTAATAACTCTATTATGTTGCAATGATCTCCACAAGAGAGCTTTTGCATTGAGGAAAGTGGGAAGATTTTCTTTCATGCTACTATAGGATCCTCATCATATGGTTTTTCATTACATGAGGATATATGATTTCTTCTCATTCTTTACACCTCCCTCGCAAACTGACTCTAGGTTTGTACCATAGTGATGTACTAGTCTAATCCCATGAAACAATTATCTAATGTTGATTTCATAATGTCCACACCTCACATCACATGTAGTTGATTTTTAGCCTCCAAAAGAGATAAAAATCTTTATCACATTGTGAGTCTTCGGACTCAAGGGGAGCCcacttttattcttttttacaTTATTGTTCAGGCCATCCCAAAGGAAGTCAACTAATTGTGTATTAAGTTGGCCTAATTTCAGAATATATTTGTCTTTTTCCCTTTCCTGTACATTGTTTAAGACCTTCTGATATAAGACTTTGCACTTAGAAGTGCTCTGCTTCTATTGGAATCTTTTGTAGCTCTTTAAAGATTTATAAAGCTATTAAAGAAATAAATGCATTTATACTTCAAATAACATTGCAGGGTCATTAATTCTTGTCTAAATGGAAGGCTTAATTGCGAGCAAAATCACCTATTTGACCATTGTTGCAAGTCAATTATGTCCTTACTTCTTAAAGTTGTagcaattttattaattttatttattgttttgaaATTTGATACACAACACTAATTTTTGGCAATATTTGGATGACATGGTAGCTGGATTTAAGATTGGGTTACTTAACCTTGTCCCATATTAAGATTGGGTTACTTAACCTCCATGTAATGTCTCTGCATTTCTTCGATAAGTTTTCAAAAGTTGCGTGGAGTGTGGATGCGGAGTTACTGCCTTTTGGGAAGTTTGTTTCCATCTTTGTCTTCAAAAGTTTAAACTAGAATTTCATTAGTTGCATATTGATTTTTACAGTTTAAACTTTAAACTGTAAATATGAGATTagctttttaaatttatgttagGTCTCTTAACAGCTGATTCTTCTCAAGCATCATCATGACACTGGCTGGAAAACACATCATAATTCCTGCTTTCATGTAGATAAAATACTCAgtaaaagcaaataattaaataacaaattcaCCATAAGATGcgatttttattttgtaattaatcCCAAAGCAAACTAAACTGGTCTTTGGTATGGTTTAGAGGTCAAACAAATTACGCAGCAAGTGAGGGAAACAGCAAATTTTGTGGTATCATCAAGTATACATACActaaataaaattatgtttgGATATTTTCCATATTATCCTGAAAAATGAAATTGCAGTTGAATGTCTGAATAATATCTGATCAATTAGTGAATGATAATATCTCCTTAGATTTGTCAAATATATGTGCCGTGCACAGCATATTTCATGTGCAACCAACAATCCAAATATTCTCATGAGCTCATCAGTTTCCTGTTTTGAATTTCTCGAAGTGATTTGCAAGATGTATTTTAAGAGGTTTTAGATGCCAATATCTAGTGATGTTTTTTCTTTACCTAATTAattctattaataaaaattctaaaGTTCTGCTTGGCAGTACTGTCATTGGGAGGCCAATCCAGTGAGTCCAATGTTGAGAGAACCAGAAACTTGGATGATCATGTTGCAACCTCAAACCAAAATAATGATCAGTGTGAGTTATGCAGCGGGAAAAATGATATTTGCGCTCATGAGGTTCTTCGAGATGGTGAATCCGGTTCCGGCTGCACTCCTGCTTCACATAAGATGATGAGAAAGGTTCGCTACTACCTGAGTTTTGTGAGAAGTTAGATTCCTATTCGccaatatatttttgaaaaaatagtgCTTTAATTGCTTTATGAAAGACATAGATTCAGAATATCTACCAAACCAGTATTGCACAAAAATTCatcataaaaaagaaagagagaaagtaACGTTAAGTAAATAACAGATAGTCAGAAATCAAAGTGAAGCATACCTGATATTTATGCATCTGTCCTCTCTAGAGTTATTGCAAGCCATTTCTCATGAGGTGAAAGTACATAAACAggtatatattaaaaatttccTTTATTTTGTTATGGCTTCTTGGCTCTAGACATCATGGTTCTTTTTTGCTGAAGTACTCAGAGTCAGCTTTGTGTAAATTTGTGCAGACTCATTTTCTGTGTTAGTCATATCTCACTTTTCAAAAAGTAATTGCAATTTAACTTGATGGTTTGGCTTGTGGTGACAGGCATCATTTAAGCTATCATGGTATTGCAAGGGTGAAAAATCTGATCGCCACAAACATGATGTTGTGTCTTTTGAGAAGGGTAATATAACAACTGCAGAGCGCAGCAGTAAACAGGTATAGCTGGTGTCATGCAACTTGATTTGCGATTCCGCAAACTTTTCCTGTTTAGAATGTAATTTTGTGCTTGGGTATCAATTTTAAGTATAATAAGACcacaatttttatatttttcatttcagATTTCCTTGAAGTGGGAATCACCTCCACAGACTGTGCTTATGTTAACAAAACCAAATTCTACATCTGTCAAAATCCTATGTTCTGAAATTGTCAGGTAGGATTCCTTAAATATGTCTTTGTTTTCATACTTGTTTCACTCATTCGTATTCAATCACATGGTGCATCTGTTCATATGATTCTGTCTGGGATTGGGCCCATCTGATGTACATAAGTTTCCCGTGCTTATAATTTATGTTGGCTAGAACCATTTTCTTCAGATAAATATCAAACTCATCCGAGCTTCATCAGTAATAAATCTGAGAAGTCATTTGCAAAATCATTCCCACAATACCCATAATATTAAACTGTAAATTCTCCTGTCTGGTTCTTTTTCTTTGGTTTAGTCTCCTAATCATCATGAATGGATGCTTTTGCCAAGATTTTATGGATCATTTCTATATCTGACTTAATTTTGGGTTGGAGAGTTTTCTCTAACATTTAGATGGCCCCCTCCTCCCTCCTTTTCTTCTTTTACTTCTTTGTAATTGTCTATAACATGCATCTCTATATTGTTGAATGGCTGTTTCAGTACTAGTTAAAGCAATGGAATGTGATACATTCTTGAACATTTACTATGCTAATAAGtgatgaatattttaaaaattggagAATCCTTTGCCTCTGTTTGCAGATGGTTGAAAGAGCAGAAAAATTTGACAATATTTGTGGAACCACGAGTGAAGTCCGAGCTTCTGACAGAATCGCCATACTACAGCTTTGTACAAACCTGGCTAGATGGTAAGCTAATTTCCCTTTTATTGTAGGAACCAGATATATTTTGATTCCCTTTATAACAATAACTCCATTGGCTCTCAGTCTACATTCTAACAGAATTCTTATTCAGCTACTGTCATGTAAAATGCTTAACTTCCTCAGTTGATATTATAacttctcctcctcatccagCACATGCTGTTTTTGTCCACTGTGAAGTACAGAGTACATTTAAAACGGTCAATCCTgtttatataatattaaaactaATTTTAATTGGCATTAGGGTCCAAGGTTTGTCTGTGTAGCTAAACTAGAAAGGATGAGGTGGTCTTTATTAGTGAATACAGAAATAGTTTTTGTCCCCTTTTAGGTGTATATAACTTCAAATTCCAACTTTATCCCTTTTTGAGTTAGTTAATGATCTATAGTAATTATGGGAAGTTATATATTTCTGCGCACATATGATAAATTGAGCAATACATTCGTTTGCAATTTGTTGGCGAACTGTTATCAACAAGTTGTCCAGCTGGTGACCCTTCTGCTTAGTTCATGATCCAAAAACTGGACCAATCCTGGCATTGTCTAACTGCAATCCCTTGTTCTGACATAATAATTTTATAGTTTCTGTTGTTTTCCAGAAAAGTTTAATATATATCTGAGGTTACTGTTCCTTTGCTTTCATTTTTCCGGGGGATAATTCATGAGATCAATTTCTGCGTGCAAGCTGTGTTTCGTCCGTAGTACTTCAAATATGATAAATGGTGGCAATATCTGTTCTCTCCTAATTATGTTCTAAATGATCTGCTTCCACAGATAAAGATGTTCAGACACTGCATACAAAAATTGATCTCATTGTAACGCTTGGTGGAGATGGAACCGTCCTATGGGTATGTATCTTCTTATTGTCCAACGAATATAATTGATCTGTATTAATACAGTAGCCAGCCCCCTAAAAAGAAATATTATTTGGCCAAGTATCAGTAAAGAAGAAAAGCAGGCACAGATTGATAGGAATTATACAACTCAATTTCAGTACGCCAATTGTTAATGCATTGAGATCTTGTCTTCCTTTTTAGGAGTTAGCTGAAAAATAATGGCTTCATTCTCCACTCTTTCATTGCATGATCCATTACTCGTCGCCTTTTTAGTATGGTTTTGAGGATTTTATTATGATACTCATTGCCGCTTTAGTAATCATGATGAAGAAATTCTCTCATTTATGCAGGCTGCTTCTATGTTTAAAGGTCCGGTTCCTCCCATTGTGCCATTTTCTTTAGGCTCTCTGGGTTTCATGACCCCTTTCCGTATCCTTTAGTTTCCTTGAAGGATTCCTTATTTCAATTTCTTAGCTTTGTTCACTTGCAAGGTAACAAATTAGTATCTTACGGAAAAGCTTTGGCATATCTATCAGTTTATCCATAACAAAATAATCAGATAGTGAACATTATCGCGAATATCTTTCATCAATCATTCGCGGTCCTTTTAGTATCACATTAAGGCATCGATTGCAGTGTCATATCATCAGAGATGAGGCCAAAAGTGATAACGAGAATGAAGGGCCTATGCTAGTCCTGAATGAAGTAACAATTGATCGTGGAATTTCTTCATTCCTGACAAATTTAGAATGTTACTGTGACAACTCTTTTGTGACCTGTGTACAAGGTGATGGTCTGATTTTGTCTACGACATCTGGGAGTACAGCATATTCCCTTGCTGCCGGAGGATCTATGGTCCATCCACAGGTATGCTTCACTTGATTTGTATTTCAATCCATAATTGTATATCAAAAGAAAAATTACCTGAAAAATGTTGTTTAACATTAAGCACAGATAACAGAAGATTGAAATTACTTATGTTCGTAGTTAATCTTTATTTAGcttaataatttgtttttccCCTTCAATTCACATTGCAGAGTAAAGTTCACAAAAATTAAACctgtaaaaaataataattgtagGACCGAACCGGTGACCTCTTGATCTGCAGTCAAATGCTCTACCACTGAGCTATGGACCCACTGACTGATAAATTTGGTCATAGGCTCATAATATTAACTAAAACAGAACTTAAGGGTTAACTGATGAAAGAGGCTAATATTGACAATATAGGTGATGCCTTTGATTAAATCATTGGTTCCCAATCAATGATATGTTGATTGCTAGGATAACAATCCAAAATCACTAGTTTTTAACTCTCTATATTCTTCTCTTTTTGCTGGTTCATACTTGTGTAGAATGAGACTCGGAGACAAGTATTTCACACTTGACGACGCATAATATAGTCGGAAACCCTTCTTTCCTTGAGTTTTGTGCTGTCTAATAACACACTATGGTTTCTATCGATAGCATGAGATTTGACTTAAATCTATCTTTAGTACAGAaacatttatcattttcaaCATATCTCAGTCGTTATCATATTTGTGTATCATTATCATCTCTGTTTGGAATAATCATGCATGATCCCTCTCAAGCTCCCTCAACTTTGTATCTAAACCCAACATAATTTCATACCAGTAAATGATTTGTCAATATTTACAGGTTCCTGGAATATTGTTTACACCTATCTGCCCTCATTCTCTATCATTTCGGCCTCTGATATTGCCTGAATACGTGATGCTGAGAGTAGTGGTGCCCTTCAACAGCAGAAGCCAAGCATGGGTGTCATTTGATGGCAAGGACAGGAAACAATTAGCCCCCGGAGACGCACTCGTGTGCAGCATGGCCCCTTGGCCGGTTCCCACTGCGTGTCAAGTTGACTCAACCAGTGATTTTTTGCGCAGCATCCACGATGGTCTTCATTGGAATTTGAGGAAGACTCAGGCCTTTGATGGCCCTCGCGATCCTTGACTGTGCGGTATTGAGGAAGAGATATCCACACTCTTATTTACTAGTTGTGCTAAATTTGTAAAATTGAAATGCacctatttttattatatacatCCCGTGACAATAAGGAAGAATTGGCAGAGTGAATCGACAACACTATTTCATACTCAGATTAGATTATGTAGTCCATTTCTGCGATATCGGTTACCGCATAACGTAGGGCAAGAATTCTCAACCACTCTCAGTCTCCCTATCTTTCTCGgggttttttttcttcttttcgcTGAATATAGGATTTAGGTTCCCGTTTTGGTAAAAACGACGTATAGGTGAAACTCGGCTTTTAAGCTGAATTTACATATAGCAGCTTTAGTCTCGCATACGAGAAGTGTGGCTTTAAATTCGAGTTGAGTTAATATCTATcttcaaattttatatatttagaaacaattgttgaaaaattaattgataaaattgatacatagtagtattaaaaagaTGAAAATACAATTGAATGTGATACATTTGTACATGCAGTATATCGGTTGGAACTTTATTGGTCAAGGGTGTACATAAAAGGCTGGTCTGCTTAAACTATTTGCACTATACGCATACACACAGCATATGGAAAGGCTATAAATACAGCAAAGGGAGGAGAATATAAATGTAAAGCGAAACAAAATAGACTTTCACCAACGAATTTAGGTAAAAAATAAATAGCTTACTGGTTTATTTAAAACAAGATTCATCTTAAAAAATCTAGGCACATCATGAGAAAGCAGcaaaaattttaaacaaaaatgtctcATGCGCTGCTGCTTCAGCTATAACCTAATCGTCTTAGACACGTCCCTACAATTTCTGCAATTGCACTTTTCCACGGTAACTTACTTcaacaacaatttttttttttcattttccaacTAATATATCCCTCTTTTCAAACAGGGAAAGAAGACGGGGATGTAGAAAACGTCACAAAAATGCTCATTTGCTGTCTGTGAAATCAGCATCGATAACATCGCCATCGGGTCCCTTGTCTGAAGATTCTGAGGGGGTAGCTCCTGCACCAGGCGTTGGGCCAGCACCAGGTTGATTATATAGTGACTGGCCAATCTGCATGACTTCCTGATTTAGTGCAGTCATGGCATCCTTCATTGTTTGGGTCGAACCTCCTGAGATTGCATCCTTGAGTTCTCCAAGTTTCGCCTCGACCTTCTCTTTTACAGGCGCAGGAATTTTGTCACCAAGTTCCTTCAACTGCTTCTCCGTTTGGTAAACCACCGAATCAGCCTGGTTCTTAGTATCTATGGCGTCTCTCTTCTCCTTGTCTTCCTTGGAAAATTTTTCAGCTTCACTAACCATTCTCTCCACCTGGATTCATACAAAAGAATGTTAATTTAAGCAAATACAGGTAAAAATAACAGAGACAAGTAGAACAGGCTGTATAGTTTAGGCATGCAAGTAGTTTTTCTGAAGAACTTTATTTAGTTAAGAAATCATTAGGAAAACTCACCTCATCACCAGGCAACGTACTAGCACCAGTAATAGTGATATCTTGCTTCTTCCCGGTTCCCTTATCAATGGCAGTAACTGAGAGGATTCCATTTGCATCAATATCAAACTTCACCTCAATTTGGGGAACACCACGGGGAGCAGGTGGGATTCCATCAAGGCGGAAGCTGCCTACAGATTTGTTGTCCCTGACAAACTCTCTTTCACCTTGAAGGACATTGATTTCAACACTGGTCTGACCATCAGCAGCTGTTGAGAAAACTTCTGATTTTGATGTAGGCAATGTTGTATTTCGCGGAATAATCTTTGTCATCACTCCACCAAGTGTTTCCAGCCCCAGAGATAGAGGTGTTACATCCAAAAGGACAATGTCGCTCACATCTCCCGCCAATACACCAGCCTAAGCAAATAGAGTTAGCTAAAAAAAGAGGGCAGATGACATAAGTTGATCACATGTCACAGAGAAAATAGGATAAAGCTACCTGAACAGCAGCTCCAAGGGCAACAACTTCATCAGGATTGACAGTAACATTTGGGTCTTTTGAAGTCAATTTCTTAACAAGCTCCTGAACAGCAGGAATACGCGTGGAACCACCCACCAAGATAACCTCATCCAGATCACTGAAGGAAAGCTTTGCATCCCTCAGAGAATTTTGAACAGGGGTTTTTAGTCTGAAAAAGGACATCATTACTCCACATGATACTAGTAGAAGTATATAATATAATTGCAATTGTGTTCTAATTAACTTAAGCACCAAGCTCACCTGTCAAGCAAATCCgagcataattcctcaaacttAAGTCGTGTAAGGGTCGTCTCAATATGTTTAGGGCCATCTGCAGTGGCAGTAATGAAAGGCAAACTGGCAAAAACAATGAAATAGATGAGCATGTACATATTCAAAAAGTAGCAAAAAGTATTGGAAAATATATGAACATGCCTAATGTTAGTTTGAGTCAAAGATGAGAGTTCCATTTTGGCTTTCTCTGCAGTCTCAGTCAAACGTTGAAGGGCTTGTTTGTCCTTCAATAGATCTATTCCTTCATCATTCTTGAAACTTGCAGCAAGCCAATCAACAATTCTCTGGATAAATAAGGCCAGAAAAAGAAATGTGTGTAAATGATCAAAGAATGTTAATTTTCACATGAAAGTCAAGAACCACCATGTCAAATAACACGGATGAACCGGCATTTGTTCACTGTGTGTGTGTTGTGGGTGTGAAAGAGAGATTCAATGAATCAATATAGTCCTATGAACCTTATCAAAGTCATCACCACCAAGATGAGTGTCCCCGGAAGTAGAAAGCACCTCAAACACGCCATCACCAACCTCAAGAACTAAATCAGTGCAAGCAGAAAACACTTATTAGGTGCTTCAACACTCAAGACAGCACAGCTTAAAAATAGAGTTTCCTTATATCTGCCAAAGAAATAATCTCAAACATGTACTATGTACATTTAACAGCAGAATATGAAACCAAGAAGTGACACGTTGAGATTGAGAAACACCAAAAAAACAGGATCCAGGAGAAAAGAAAGGATAAGGGTTTAAGAACAAGATAATGGTAACTGAAACATCAAGAGGATCGCATTCAAAGCAATATCACGACCTAAGATGACCGTAATGAGTTCAAGAAAGAAAAGCACTTAGTACCTGAAACATCAAAAGTGCCACCTCCAAGGTCAAAAACCAGAATAGTTTCGTTGCTTTTCTTTTCAAAACCATAGGCCAATGATGCAGCAGTGGGTTCATTTATAATGCGTAGAACATCTAAGCCAGCAATGCGACCAGCATCCTTTGTGGCAGTCCTTTGAGAATCATTGAAGTATGCAGGAACTGTAACTACTGCTTTGGTAACCTTGTCATTCAAAAACTTCGATGCATCATCCACAAGCTTCCTCAAGACCTGCCAGAAACAAGGAAATGTTACAGGAGATGAAATGTAAAAGGTGTCATCTTTGCAACAGTCAGGTACTCAGACATACTTATCCTAGAATAAGTATCTTCTATGAACAAAAAAACTAAATAGAAAAGCAATGACGGTAGATAGCATGATCAAACTTAATGTATGGCAGGTATACCGTATCTTATGTAAGCACTAATAGATGCTAACTGCTTAGGACCAATAGCAGCAAGCTTGGAAACAATAAATTATTCAAAGAAGAAACTGTTCAGAAGGCTATATACAACTAACTTCCTTCTCGATGGTGCATTAAATAACTAGCATAAAAATTGAATTAGGGCAATTAAACGGTAAATTCATTAACAGATTCTAGGAGAATCCTAATCCAACATTATTTTCTATACATGGAAAAGCAGTGCATCAAACAATATCAAGGCAAATTgaatcgaattaaaaaaattggaaCCAACGGTAGAATATAAACCTGAGCGGAAATCTCCTCAGCTGCAAACTGTTTGCCAATGGCGGGGCAGTCAAGCTTGACATTCCCATTCTCATCCCTCACAACATTATATGAAACCTGCTTCGACTCGTCATCAACCTCTGACATCTTCCTCCCAATAAATCTCTTCACGGAGAAGAATGTATTCTCCGGATTAACCACGGCCTGCCTCTTGGCAATCTGCCCAACCAGCCTATCGGAATTCTTAGTATAAGCAACCACAGAAGGAGTAGTGCGCTGGCCCTCGGCGTTGGTGACGATGGTAGGCTTCCCTCCCTCCATGGCCGCGACGGCGGAATTGGTGGTTCCCAAATCAATCCCCACGACCTTCTCCGCCACGACGCGGAAAGTAGAGCCTCGGCGGGCGCTTCTATGCTTACTCCTGAGCTTCAAGCCGGAGGGGATAGAGGTGGTGTTGAGCTTGGCTCCGAGAAATACAGTTCTATTGGGGTTGTTTTTGGTAGAGTTGGAGGCAGTGAAGTGAGCGGCGGCGCCGAGAGCGTGGATTTGAGCAGCTGAGGAGGCCATTTTTGCGATCTAGGGTTTGTAAAGGATCGAAATGGGGAGGATAGATTCTTAGAGCAAACCCTAGGCAGAAATGGAATTGGGAGCGATGACCAGTGAGCTTGGTAGAGAAAGATAAGAGAAGAGAGGGAGGTCAGTAGTTGTTGGGATGAGGTACAAATAAATAGActacaaatatataaataaataaataaataaataaataaataaataaataaataaataaataaataaataaataaataaataaacaaaattaatttgtagTGAATGAATCACGACTTCATAAAAAACAGAGTCTCAttcttaattaaaaattttcataCATTAATCAAGTAATGTTGATTTCCAAGTCTCAAATCTCAAAAAAATTGAACTTCATACATTAATTATAAAACGTTGATTCCCAATTAAATATTTCTAATCTCAAATAATAAAAcatcgattttaaaaaaaaaactagtatGCTATGCACAAACTATAATATTTCAACGCATTATATCTatatctttctctctcactcaaaccctctaaTGGATTttacccatctcattgcggaagcgaagcgcaaaaaacaaaaatattatgaacaacatcgtgccgcctatgaagcctatgtcgcaaCGAATACCCCaacccctcctcctcaaccaactagatcaactcgccgataCATCAATCGtcaccgggagggagccaacgaaaggctctttgccgactattttttcgaccatccgcggtttccggaagattactttcggcgccgttttcgcatgtcaaaacgcttgtttatgcgtattgtcaacacattgtccgctagtgttgaatactttcaaacaagtacagacgcagccggtcggcaaagtctctcggcgttgcagaagtgtacgtgtgccatccgacaacttgctactgggcaaacggctgacctcttcgacaagtatttgcatgtcggtgagtccactggaatcctttgccttaaaaacttttgcgagggcgttcgttcagctttcggggatgaattccttcagGCACCCACCACCAATGATTGCTAatggttgcttcgtcttcacgaaacagtccatgatTTTCCCGGTATgtttggcagcattgactgcatgcattggaggtggaagaattgctcgactgcttggagggggcaacacttaagcggccacaaaggcggcggcccaacacttatccttgaagcggtcaccgactaccgcctatggatttggcatgcatatttcggtgttgccggatccaacaacgacttgaacgtgctctattcttcaccactcttcattgatgtgttgaatggtgtagcaccggcgatcgactacaccgtcaacggaaatacatactacatgggttactatctcgccgatggtatctacccaaggtggtcgactttcgtgaagacgctcatcAACCCGCAAGAcacgagacgggttctttttgcgcagcgtcaaaaGTCCGCTCgtaaagacgtcgaaagagcttttggggtccttcaaacccgattcaacattgtgaaggccccgtctcggctgtggtacgtgaaaaatatcgccgatatcatgtacacgtgtattatcttgcacaacattattatagccgacgaaggaccgagggcggctagcttttacgacgaggatgaagctggaagctcaaccgcgaggtctcccccacgccgaggtgtgcatacgacggtgggtgagaggatcgaaacaaggcacacaatgcgcgatacccgaacccacgttgagctacaagaagacctaatcaaacacatttgggcgaaattcgtcCACGAGTAGtggggttttttaattttatgaatttaattatgtaatttttaatttttaggatttaaattatgtaatttttaacttttaagactttaattatgaaaattttaatttttaggattttaattatgtaatttttaatttttttgtaatttgtaatattattccggttatttttaatgcattttaatattgtggaaatgtttttatttaaattgaataatagaatggtgggacccttgagcttgtccttgcagaagagacgaatgtgggtgttgtactcttgcctaaaagcagagagtaaaaatgggtccggacccacatccatgctcatTGGCAAAAACAcgaatgtggatgctcttaacttccatcattataaactaaaaaaccTTCACAACTTATCACTCTCTAAACAAAACTCACCTAAAactacaataaaataaatatatgtaattaaaaaatatgtcATACCATAACTTTAAAaagtaacaaaattaatttgcaatatttaaaatcaataatTAGATTAAATACTTCAACAATAATCATAGCTATCAAATTTGTTATCAAATTTAGTTTCTAATGAAAAAAGTACTCCATTTGTTGTCGttcaatattaatttatttctcaAATAAACATATtgtaataattaaaatacagtCAATCAAAACTAAAAAATCTCTAATACTACATTTTAAAAATCCTATAATCTGAATAAATaagtttaaattaaatattagaccaaaattaaatttttatattttgtcatATATTCGATATTCTTaataacaacaaatataaaaattgttatgcaataaataaaaaataataattaaatgattCAGATAATATTAaagtaacaaaattaaatacaaattaaattatactacattCAATTTACCAAGAGCAGTAATATTTTCGACTGAATAGAACATATGTAGAGAAAACATTAAGGCTATGTTTGGTTGACtggaaagtaaagttgacaaCGAATATGATTCCTAGGAAAATGAATCTCtagaatatgattcctaataactttactatTATGTGTTTGGAGAATaccaagattttaaattttgtatttcattTAAACACCGAACTAAAGAtagatttattattattttatttataaaaagaataataaaaattttt from Salvia splendens isolate huo1 unplaced genomic scaffold, SspV2 ctg479, whole genome shotgun sequence includes:
- the LOC121790327 gene encoding NAD(H) kinase 1-like, yielding IKILKFCLAVLSLGGQSSESNVERTRNLDDHVATSNQNNDQCELCSGKNDICAHEVLRDGESGSGCTPASHKMMRKASFKLSWYCKGEKSDRHKHDVVSFEKGNITTAERSSKQISLKWESPPQTVLMLTKPNSTSVKILCSEIVRWLKEQKNLTIFVEPRVKSELLTESPYYSFVQTWLDDKDVQTLHTKIDLIVTLGGDGTVLWAASMFKGPVPPIVPFSLGSLGFMTPFHSEHYREYLSSIIRGPFSITLRHRLQCHIIRDEAKSDNENEGPMLVLNEVTIDRGISSFLTNLECYCDNSFVTCVQGDGLILSTTSGSTAYSLAAGGSMVHPQVPGILFTPICPHSLSFRPLILPEYVMLRVVVPFNSRSQAWVSFDGKDRKQLAPGDALVCSMAPWPVPTACQVDSTSDFLRSIHDGLHWNLRKTQAFDGPRDP
- the LOC121790326 gene encoding stromal 70 kDa heat shock-related protein, chloroplastic-like, which produces MASSAAQIHALGAAAHFTASNSTKNNPNRTVFLGAKLNTTSIPSGLKLRSKHRSARRGSTFRVVAEKVVGIDLGTTNSAVAAMEGGKPTIVTNAEGQRTTPSVVAYTKNSDRLVGQIAKRQAVVNPENTFFSVKRFIGRKMSEVDDESKQVSYNVVRDENGNVKLDCPAIGKQFAAEEISAQVLRKLVDDASKFLNDKVTKAVVTVPAYFNDSQRTATKDAGRIAGLDVLRIINEPTAASLAYGFEKKSNETILVFDLGGGTFDVSVLEVGDGVFEVLSTSGDTHLGGDDFDKRIVDWLAASFKNDEGIDLLKDKQALQRLTETAEKAKMELSSLTQTNISLPFITATADGPKHIETTLTRLKFEELCSDLLDRLKTPVQNSLRDAKLSFSDLDEVILVGGSTRIPAVQELVKKLTSKDPNVTVNPDEVVALGAAVQAGVLAGDVSDIVLLDVTPLSLGLETLGGVMTKIIPRNTTLPTSKSEVFSTAADGQTSVEINVLQGEREFVRDNKSVGSFRLDGIPPAPRGVPQIEVKFDIDANGILSVTAIDKGTGKKQDITITGASTLPGDEVERMVSEAEKFSKEDKEKRDAIDTKNQADSVVYQTEKQLKELGDKIPAPVKEKVEAKLGELKDAISGGSTQTMKDAMTALNQEVMQIGQSLYNQPGAGPTPGAGATPSESSDKGPDGDVIDADFTDSK